A stretch of the Zeugodacus cucurbitae isolate PBARC_wt_2022May chromosome 6, idZeuCucr1.2, whole genome shotgun sequence genome encodes the following:
- the LOC105218002 gene encoding synaptosomal-associated protein 29, with protein sequence MADNYLQPVNNHFDLNAGDLEDVDDDIFLNNSRSNSTISGRGSVIQGAVGGRSTNPFDDPQQIYAEKRREIESRTLESTQRSLGLLYETEDVGKATAVELAKQREQLENTSRQLDEINSTLRFSQRHLNGLKSVFGGLKNYLSGNRDVPLTRTPSTQSGVNQAGQNQAPTDTTGNNSKSPPAMSPTERYDNHPISRIRDDTTAFKQREQMQAQRSNNPFQTQLESNLDEMCDNLSRLKCLASDLGGEIESQNELLDNMNYKIEDVDLKMNKQNKEINKLLGKK encoded by the exons ATGGCTGATAATTACTTGCAGCCAGTGAATAATCACTTCGATTTGAATGCTGGCGATCTAGAAGACGTGGATGATgacatttttttgaataattcaCGGTCCAATAGCACAATATCCGGTCGTGGTAGTGTAATTCAGGGTGCTGTTGGTGGTCGGAGTACTAATCCATTCGATGACCCTCAACAGATTTATGCGGAGAAACGTAGGGAAATTGAATCGCGTACGTTGGAGTCTACACAACGCAGTTTAG gtttGCTATATGAAACGGAAGATGTTGGCAAAGCTACCGCAGTTGAGTTGGCAAAACAACGTGAACAATTAGAGAACACCTCACGACAGTTGGACGAAATCAATTCAACACTGCGCTTTAGTCAGCGCCATTTGAATGGGTTAAAGAGCGTCTTTGGCGGACTTAAAAACTATTTATCAGGTAATCGTGATGTACCCTTGACGCGTACACCTAGTACGCAAAGTGGTGTCAATCAAGCGGGACAAAATCAGGCACCAACAGACACTACAGGCAACAATAGCAAATCGCCACCGGCTATGTCGCCAACGGAACGTTATGACAATCATCCTATCAGTCGCATAAGGGATGACACGACTGCATTTAAGCAACGTGAACAAATGCAAGCGCAACGTAGCAATAATCCATTCCAAACACAATTGGAGTCGAATTTAGACGAAATGTGCGATAATTTGTCACGTTTGAAATGTCTTGCCAGCGATTTGGGCGGCGAAATCGAATCGCAAAATGAATTATTGGACAATATGAATTACAAGATCGAAGATGTGGACTTGAAGatgaataaacaaaataaagaaataaacaagTTGCTGGGCAAAAAGTGA
- the LOC105218003 gene encoding WD repeat and HMG-box DNA-binding protein 1, translating into MAYERSSLRYAHTNGFTSLTFTEDDESIITCGSDGDIRVWRGIDDDDPSSTCLGEFVMCIAHSGKRLLASTDRNTVQAYTYPELDSDGTLMRFTAPVTCLRVHDKYIAAGSDDTNIKVLKSDDSKSELHLQGHSGPLLGLDICNKGELLASISGDGHLKIWNLDQSGAEVKSIAGLPKTNSFENAEHFGTPCFEPQSSKSLAYVHGKEVIVLNTDTWEVKFTLSDERNKGEYTCCRFSKDGQFLAAGTTKGEISVFDFLRKQPLKTEAPSSECQSITSISWNAAGTELAYCDVTGQLGTLFRTKAGNGAVFADGEAEEVDFGDIEFNNDDNDDLASGLGANDENGGDDDDDGISIERLKNQVMRKTGGFAEETDDNTRDSLPKSIHSDIEPQPLVKTFKQQPAFQPGATPTHLEHRYLVWNDVGIVTAHTEGADGSLDVEFHDASVHHSLHIPNYSNHNMASLSTSVLALSAENATKLVCIALAASGNKEWSVTFPDCESTEALVATNKLVGVVTSMQFLRLFTVMGTQREIISIPGPVLALAGHEDRIMVVYHSAPPGTLQQHLSAMLIQTSGMQLRTQHLALPLTPERRLTWLGFSDCGSPVFADSMGLLQLYSLKSQCWYPICDTLKQSQSVSNNYFIIAVSERSQIIQAVLCRGSSYPMTNPRPMTQELTLQLPVCDIEVEKSELEDALVRASIMNMEHADKTIKETAIKLFALACRSEVEMRAKELIETIACPELLLLAVKYATKLGRIHLSDRLSELMPQLEEQNQRERQELQEFEQYNNVTLSPVMRVQSPSFNNSSSFGNRIAPKAMELTHARRASLKRFAMSNSPITFGKKSALLNATERNTTPTPTPTNTETIESQENIPDKSAEKLDTNNDEIKEVTRTPLNAVNPFAAKRKHSEIDSANKGGVLINGGKLKITKK; encoded by the coding sequence atggcCTATGAACGCAGCTCATTGCGCTATGCGCATACCAATGGCTTCACCAGTCTCACATTTACGGAGGATGACGAATCCATCATTACATGTGGCTCTGACGGCGATATACGCGTGTGGCGAGGCATCGACGATGATGATCCCAGCTCCACTTGCCTAGGTGAGTTTGTCATGTGTATCGCTCATAGTGGCAAACGCCTATTGGCTTCCACTGATCGCAACACTGTGCAGGCCTACACATATCCAGAGCTGGACAGTGACGGCACATTAATGCGTTTTACTGCGCCAGTGACATGCCTTCGTGTGCACGATAAATACATTGCTGCTGGTTCAGATGATACAAATATAAAGGTGTTGAAAAGTGATGACAGCAAAAGTGAATTGCATTTACAAGGACATAGTGGGCCATTGCTCGGTCTAGATATTTGCAATAAAGGTGAATTGCTAGCTTCCATATCGGGTGATGGTCATTTGAAAATATGGAATCTAGATCAGAGTGGCGCAGAAGTGAAAAGTATTGCGGGTTTACCTAAAACTAATAGTTTTGAGAATGCAGAGCATTTTGGCACACCCTGCTTTGAGCCGCAAAGCAGCAAGTCATTGGCATATGTGCATGGTAAAGAGGTAATAGTGTTGAACACAGATACCTGGGAAGTGAAATTTACGTTGTCCGATGAACGAAACAAAGGCGAATATACGTGTTGCCGCTTCTCAAAAGATGGACAATTTCTCGCCGCGGGAACAACAAAAGGCGAAATaagtgtttttgattttttgcgaAAGCAGCCGCTGAAAACAGAAGCACCGTCAAGCGAATGTCAATCCATAACCAGTATAAGTTGGAATGCTGCAGGCACCGAATTAGCCTATTGTGATGTCACTGGTCAGTTAGGTACGCTCTTTCGTACAAAAGCTGGAAATGGTGCAGTGTTCGCTGATGGCGAAGCGGAAGAAGTTGACTTCGGTGATATTGAATTCAataatgatgataatgatgattTGGCTAGTGGACTTGGTGCAAATGATGAAAACGGtggcgatgatgatgatgatggcatCTCAATTGAGCGTCTCAAGAATCAAGTGATGCGTAAGACTGGTGGGTTTGCGGAAGAAACAGATGACAATACGCGCGATTCATTGCCTAAATCAATACATAGCGATATCGAGCCACAACCGCTAgttaaaacatttaaacaacAACCTGCTTTTCAACCCGGTGCAACACCAACTCATCTGGAGCATCGTTATCTGGTATGGAATGATGTTGGCATTGTAACGGCACATACAGAGGGTGCTGACGGTTCACTGGATGTGGAATTTCACGATGCCAGTGTACATCACTCACTACACATACCGAACTATAGCAACCATAACATGGCCAGTTTGAGCACAAGCGTATTGGCTTTGTCTGCGGAAAATGCAACCAAATTAGTATGCATTGCGCTAGCTGCATCCGGTAATAAGGAATGGTCTGTCACATTTCCAGATTGTGAAAGCACCGAGGCTTTAGTTGCAACCAATAAATTGGTGGGCGTTGTCACAAGCATGCAATTTTTGCGTTTATTCACCGTAATGGGCACACAGCGTGAAATAATCTCTATACCAGGGCCGGTGTTGGCATTGGCGGGTCATGAGGATCGCATAATGGTTGTTTATCACAGTGCGCCACCCGGTACGCTTCAGCAACATTTATCCGCAATGCTAATACAAACATCCGGCATGCAGTTGCGTACGCAACACCTTGCTTTACCCTTAACGCCCGAACGTCGGCTGACATGGCTTGGTTTTTCCGATTGTGGTTCACCTGTATTTGCTGATTCAATGGGTTTATTGCAGCTTTATAGTCTTAAGAGCCAGTGTTGGTATCCCATCTGTGATACCTTAAAACAAAGTCAAAGCGTTTCAAACAATTACTTTATTATTGCTGTATCCGAACGTAGTCAAATTATACAAGCCGTATTGTGTCGTGGCAGCTCATATCCAATGACTAATCCGCGTCCGATGACACAGGAGTTGACACTGCAATTACCTGTTTGTGACATTGAAGTGGAGAAGTCTGAGTTGGAAGATGCTTTGGTGCGTGCTTCCATTATGAATATGGAGCATGCCGATAAGACGATCAAAGAAACAGCAATCAAACTTTTCGCTCTCGCCTGCCGCAGTGAAGTGGAAATGCGCGCTAAAGAGCTCATAGAAACTATTGCTTGTCCAGAACTCTTGCTCTTAGCAGTGAAATACGCTACAAAGTTGGGACGTATACATCTTTCAGATCGTTTGTCGGAGCTGATGCCACAACTTGAGGAACAAAATCAACGTGAACGTCAGGAGTTACAAGAATTTGAGCAGTACAACAACGTGACACTATCGCCGGTAATGCGTGTACAAAGTCCCAGCTTTAATAACAGTTCGTCGTTTGGCAATCGAATTGCACCAAAAGCAATGGAATTAACACATGCACGACGTGCATCACTTAAACGTTTTGCTATGTCCAATTCGCCAATTACTTTTGGCAAAAAATCCGCACTATTAAATGCTACAGAACGCAATACGACTCCAACACCGACACCAACAAACACAGAGACAATTGAATCGCAAGAAAATATTCCAGACAAAAGTGCTGAGAAGTTAGACACTAACAATGATGAAATAAAGGAAGTTACGCGTACCCCGCTTAATGCAGTAAATCCTTTCGCCGCCAAACGCAAACATTCGGAAATTGATTCCGCCAATAAAGGTGGTGTTTTAATCAATGGTGGTAAGCTgaagataacaaaaaaatag
- the LOC105218004 gene encoding arginine-hydroxylase NDUFAF5, mitochondrial produces the protein MFNSIRQISTKQLLNTYKINFYEKCCQSTAVRYSTQPAYQNIFDRNAKRLQKERAALNPDVELYDYLKEEVGFRLADRIIDIKREFTNAADIGCSRGFLSKHIMAESVQHLTLCDTSPTMLAQAQGTPGLNITKLEVDEEKLDFPDNSLDLVISSLSLHWVNDLPGCFTKVMRSLKPDGVFIASLFGGDTLYELRSSLQLAEIERKGGLAPHISPFTQIRDVGALLNRAGFTMLTIDTDEIVVGYPSMFELMWDLKGMAENNAAFNRPAHISRETMLAASAIYKELYAKDAGVSATFQIIYFVGWKPGPNQPKPLERGSGDVSLKDLGKIIEAGGPKKT, from the exons atgtttaatagtaTACGACAAATAAGTACTAAACAACTGCTAAACacatataaaatcaatttttatgaaaaatgttgccAAAGCACAGCTGTGCGTTACAGCACACAACCTGcgtatcaaaatatatttgataggAATGCAAAGCGTCTACAAAAGGAACGTGCTGCCCTAAA CCCGGATGTCGAACTGTATGATTACCTCAAAGAAGAGGTTGGTTTCCGTTTGGCGGATCGTATCATCGACATAAAACGTGAATTTACAAATGCCGCAGATATTGGTTGCAGTCGTGGCTTTCTCTCCAAGCACATAATGGCTGAAAGTGTGCAGCATTTAACGCTTTGTGATACGAGTCCTACAATGCTGGCGCAAGCACAAGGCACACCAGGGCTAAATATAACGAAATTAGAAGTTGACGAGGAGAAATTGGAT tttcCGGACAACTCATTAGACTTAGTAATATCCAGTTTGAGTTTGCACTGGGTCAATGATCTACCAGGttgttttacaaaagtaatgcgTAGCTTAAAACCGGATGGTGTATTTATAGCATCATTGTTCGGTGGCGATACATTATATGAGCTACGCTCATCACTACAATTAGCTGAAATCGAGCGTAAAGGTGGACTCGCGCCACATATTTCGCCATTCACACAG attaGAGATGTTGGCGCATTGCTGAATCGTGCTGGCTTCACCATGCTAACCATTGATACCGATGAAATTGTCGTGGGTTATCCCAGCATGTTTGAGCTAATGTGGGACCTTAAAGGCATGGCAGAGAATAATGCAGCATTCAATAGGCCAGCGCATATAAGTCGCGAAACCATGTTGGCTGCGAGTGCTATTTATAAGGAGTTGTACGCTAAA GATGCTGGTGTGTCAGCGACATTTCAAATAATCTACTTTGTCGGCTGGAAACCCGGTCCGAATCAACCCAAACCGCTGgagcgtggcagtggtgatGTTTCGCTAAAAGATTTAGGCAAAATTATCGAAGCCGGTGGACCCAAGAAAACGTAA